A genomic stretch from Anaerolinea thermophila UNI-1 includes:
- a CDS encoding RNA polymerase sigma factor yields MDELALIQEARNGDLNAFNRLVLAYQDMAYHLAMRMLSDPDQAEDVTQTAFLSAYRHLSSFRGGSFKAWVMRMVTNACYDELRRRQRHPSTPLEPLDDDDETIESPSWLADDGLSPEEQLEQKELDRAIQRCLQQLDEEFRAVVVFIDLQGMDYQEVAEILGKPLGTVKSRLARARLKLRDCLHRFWELLPPLLRLTSQRDER; encoded by the coding sequence ATGGATGAACTGGCGCTGATTCAGGAAGCCCGTAACGGCGACCTCAACGCCTTCAACCGCCTGGTGCTGGCATATCAGGATATGGCGTACCACCTTGCCATGCGCATGCTCTCCGATCCCGATCAGGCAGAGGACGTGACCCAAACCGCCTTCCTTTCGGCATACCGCCATCTCTCATCCTTCCGCGGCGGCTCGTTCAAAGCCTGGGTGATGCGCATGGTCACCAATGCCTGCTACGACGAACTGCGCCGCCGCCAGCGCCACCCCAGCACACCGCTGGAACCGCTGGACGACGATGACGAAACCATCGAAAGCCCCTCGTGGCTGGCGGATGACGGGCTTTCCCCCGAAGAGCAGTTGGAGCAGAAGGAACTCGACCGCGCCATCCAGCGCTGTTTACAGCAGTTGGATGAGGAATTTCGCGCCGTGGTGGTGTTCATTGACCTGCAGGGCATGGATTATCAGGAAGTGGCGGAGATTCTGGGCAAACCGCTGGGGACGGTCAAGAGCCGTCTGGCGCGCGCCCGCCTCAAACTGCGCGACTGCCTGCACCGATTTTGGGAACTTTTACCCCCGCTTTTGCGTCTAACCTCTCAGAGAGACGAACGATGA
- a CDS encoding DUF3054 domain-containing protein, translating to MRVRWMDFLPLFFGDAVAVFVISVVGFAFHGSALARVWSTFLPMLIGWALIAPWLGLYQPQVFSRMPQVWRAGLAALLAAPIAGVLRGWWLNSAVLPVFVGVLGATAALGMILWRALWAWHTGKRG from the coding sequence ATGCGCGTGCGGTGGATGGATTTCCTTCCCCTCTTCTTCGGTGATGCCGTTGCTGTGTTCGTCATCAGCGTTGTTGGGTTTGCCTTTCACGGTAGCGCACTTGCCCGTGTATGGAGCACATTCCTGCCCATGCTGATTGGCTGGGCGCTGATTGCCCCCTGGCTGGGTTTGTACCAGCCGCAGGTTTTCAGCCGCATGCCGCAGGTCTGGCGCGCCGGGCTGGCGGCACTGCTTGCCGCCCCCATTGCCGGCGTCCTGCGCGGATGGTGGCTGAACAGCGCGGTTCTTCCCGTCTTTGTCGGTGTGCTGGGCGCTACCGCCGCCCTGGGAATGATTCTCTGGCGGGCGTTGTGGGCGTGGCATACCGGAAAGCGAGGCTGA
- a CDS encoding lytic transglycosylase domain-containing protein, with protein sequence MTLPFRWIFTGIVLGASFLIFAANAIGQIQVVAASTEEPSFSAPVETLAPPGESTESAPSAESAPAESAPTAQEEAKSSGDGNCEVSPRFPEAVYRWCDLITRYANENGLDPDLVAALIVQESGGKPDAYSRSGAVGLMQVMPRDGIAASFRCVNGPCFASRPSMAELYDPEFNIRYGTRMLAGLISKRGSVRDGLMAYGPMNVGYSYADKVLAIYERFRD encoded by the coding sequence ATGACCTTACCCTTTCGCTGGATTTTCACCGGGATTGTGCTGGGAGCGTCGTTCCTCATCTTTGCCGCCAACGCCATCGGGCAGATTCAGGTGGTGGCTGCCTCTACCGAGGAACCGTCCTTCTCCGCCCCTGTCGAAACGCTGGCTCCGCCCGGCGAAAGCACCGAATCTGCCCCATCGGCAGAGTCCGCTCCCGCCGAAAGCGCCCCCACCGCACAGGAAGAGGCAAAGTCCTCCGGCGATGGCAACTGCGAGGTCAGCCCACGCTTTCCCGAGGCAGTGTACCGCTGGTGCGACCTCATCACGCGCTACGCCAACGAGAACGGGCTGGACCCCGACCTGGTGGCGGCGCTGATTGTGCAGGAAAGCGGCGGCAAGCCCGATGCTTACTCACGGAGCGGCGCAGTGGGCTTGATGCAGGTCATGCCGCGAGATGGCATTGCCGCCAGTTTTCGCTGTGTCAACGGTCCATGTTTTGCCTCGCGCCCCAGCATGGCAGAACTGTACGACCCGGAATTCAACATCCGCTACGGCACGCGCATGCTTGCCGGGCTGATCAGCAAGCGCGGTTCGGTGCGCGACGGGCTGATGGCATACGGTCCCATGAACGTGGGCTATTCCTACGCCGATAAGGTGCTGGCGATTTACGAACGCTTCCGCGATTAA
- a CDS encoding PP2C family protein-serine/threonine phosphatase, giving the protein MERPVVPVAAISHTGMRRRGNEDRYGVFAYRQYPPFSLPVVLLVLCDGVGGHRAGEVAAEIAVEQIDAAVAASDGLNPPQILYQAIQQASEAIRKQAEENPDQIGMGATCACAWIAGRRLYTATVGDTRIYLIRQGKAHRLSIDHTWVQEAMEQGILKPEEVEGHPNQHVIRRYLGSPIPPEVDLRLCWDELPPQNDEQRLANQGLMLQEGDLIVLTSDGLTDLVSDGEIAATFEALPVKEALSRLVEMANIRGGFDNITIVAARIPQAQYREEATRPLKSVPGARRRSVWRWVGWLGILLLLVGMSVIAGWWLSGGTRIQPATPTVSAAVSPTLVQVSPNPLPSATPAPPTPTAETRPSPTEQSGNAPTLTPWPTQPLP; this is encoded by the coding sequence ATGGAACGCCCGGTCGTGCCGGTGGCGGCAATCAGCCACACCGGCATGAGACGCCGCGGCAATGAAGACCGTTATGGGGTGTTTGCTTACCGGCAATACCCGCCGTTTTCTCTGCCGGTGGTCTTGCTGGTGCTGTGCGACGGTGTCGGCGGTCACCGCGCCGGAGAGGTGGCGGCAGAAATTGCCGTGGAGCAGATTGACGCTGCCGTTGCCGCCAGCGATGGCTTGAACCCGCCGCAAATTCTGTACCAGGCAATTCAGCAAGCCAGTGAAGCCATCCGCAAACAGGCGGAAGAAAACCCCGACCAGATTGGTATGGGGGCAACCTGCGCCTGTGCCTGGATTGCCGGACGGCGTCTCTACACCGCCACCGTGGGCGATACGCGCATCTACCTGATTCGTCAGGGCAAAGCCCACCGATTGAGCATTGATCACACGTGGGTGCAGGAAGCCATGGAGCAGGGGATCTTAAAGCCAGAAGAGGTGGAAGGGCATCCCAACCAGCACGTCATCCGCCGCTATCTGGGCTCGCCCATTCCCCCCGAGGTGGATTTGCGCTTGTGCTGGGATGAGTTGCCCCCGCAGAACGACGAGCAGCGCCTTGCCAATCAGGGTTTGATGTTGCAGGAAGGCGATCTCATCGTGCTGACTTCTGATGGACTGACCGATCTGGTCAGCGATGGCGAGATTGCCGCCACCTTTGAAGCCCTGCCGGTCAAGGAAGCCCTTTCCCGCCTGGTGGAGATGGCAAACATCCGCGGCGGGTTTGATAACATCACCATTGTGGCGGCGCGCATCCCCCAAGCGCAGTACCGCGAGGAAGCCACCCGCCCGCTGAAAAGCGTTCCCGGTGCTCGGCGGCGTTCTGTATGGCGGTGGGTGGGATGGCTGGGCATTCTGCTTTTGCTGGTGGGGATGTCGGTGATTGCCGGTTGGTGGTTGAGCGGTGGAACACGCATTCAACCTGCTACGCCGACGGTGTCTGCCGCAGTTTCGCCCACGCTGGTGCAGGTCAGCCCTAACCCATTGCCCAGCGCCACGCCTGCTCCGCCCACTCCGACAGCGGAGACACGCCCATCGCCCACAGAGCAGAGTGGCAACGCGCCGACTCTTACCCCCTGGCCTACCCAACCCCTGCCTTAA
- a CDS encoding FHA domain-containing protein: protein MKSSLRLPLLMFVFLSLLVAPISAQAQGQMPLLAYGLRTDAFPSMSFFLEAYDAQGNFVSGIQPSEIALTENDVPVAVSFLEEIEPGIEFTLAFNPTRDLARRFGETTQFEQIRQNLLDWAGQQQARGGSTFSLSTEGGLQVIRSRDPGEFGRALSAYQPALERLNVPTLFPLVQAVNLAADQINDPTVKRAVLFVTPPLSGEQLTGLEDLTARAVQLRVRVFVWVVMPSLEGTAPDTAALQRLADASSGKLVLIAGQETFPPLDEWLKPLRKVYQVRYLSSVRTGGTHRLSVALTRSGMETLPPAQLTYSIEIAPPNPIFLSPPVQVERRWTQETDQQPAELTPQMITLQALVEFPDGHARGLRVARLYVDGTLVDENTAPPFDQFEWELAAFNSSRTAYLQLEVEDELGLSAKSILLPVEVLVEEPPQRTLWERISYRGVIAVGAVLLAALVLTMVLLGESRARRQRAPRVRRSLTDPLTQPVTIAQEDLRRVQERPNPLMRAGVEAPPVPAYLVRLGEDGEALPGTVVPLARSELTLGSDPREAMVIVDDPSVAGLHARLVQEEEGKYRLFDAGSLAGTWVNYRPVPAGGVLLEHEDCIHLGRLMYRFEASQPEKKRTWHTELIQGD, encoded by the coding sequence TTGAAGTCATCACTTCGTCTTCCCCTTTTGATGTTTGTCTTTCTGTCCCTGCTGGTCGCGCCAATTTCGGCGCAGGCGCAGGGACAGATGCCATTGCTTGCCTACGGCTTGCGCACCGATGCCTTCCCGTCCATGTCCTTCTTCCTGGAAGCCTATGACGCGCAGGGCAACTTTGTCTCCGGCATTCAACCGTCCGAAATCGCTTTGACCGAAAATGATGTGCCGGTAGCCGTCTCGTTTCTGGAAGAAATCGAGCCGGGCATCGAGTTTACCCTGGCGTTCAACCCCACCCGCGACCTTGCCCGCCGCTTTGGCGAAACCACGCAGTTCGAGCAGATTCGCCAGAACCTGCTGGACTGGGCAGGGCAACAGCAAGCCCGGGGGGGCAGTACCTTCAGCCTGTCCACCGAAGGCGGATTGCAGGTCATTCGCAGCCGCGACCCCGGCGAATTTGGCAGGGCGCTGAGTGCTTATCAGCCGGCGCTGGAACGCCTGAATGTGCCCACGCTCTTCCCATTGGTGCAGGCGGTCAACCTGGCTGCCGACCAGATCAATGACCCCACCGTCAAGCGCGCGGTGCTGTTCGTTACTCCGCCGCTGAGCGGGGAGCAACTGACCGGTTTGGAAGACCTGACCGCGCGCGCCGTGCAGTTGCGGGTGCGCGTGTTCGTCTGGGTAGTCATGCCCTCGCTGGAAGGCACCGCACCCGATACCGCCGCCCTTCAGCGTTTGGCGGATGCCAGCAGCGGCAAACTGGTGCTGATTGCCGGTCAGGAAACTTTCCCCCCGCTGGATGAATGGCTGAAACCCCTGCGCAAGGTCTATCAGGTGCGCTACCTTTCGTCTGTGCGCACCGGCGGAACGCATCGCCTGAGCGTGGCGCTGACCCGCTCCGGCATGGAGACTCTCCCCCCTGCCCAACTGACTTACTCCATTGAGATTGCTCCGCCCAACCCCATCTTTCTGTCTCCGCCCGTTCAGGTTGAACGCCGCTGGACGCAGGAAACCGACCAGCAACCCGCCGAACTGACCCCGCAGATGATTACCCTGCAGGCATTGGTGGAATTTCCCGACGGACATGCGCGCGGGTTGCGGGTGGCGCGCCTGTACGTGGACGGCACGCTGGTGGATGAGAACACCGCCCCGCCCTTCGATCAGTTTGAGTGGGAACTGGCAGCCTTCAATTCCTCGCGTACGGCGTACCTGCAATTGGAAGTCGAGGATGAACTGGGGCTGAGCGCTAAAAGCATTCTCCTGCCGGTAGAGGTGCTGGTCGAAGAACCCCCTCAGCGCACCCTGTGGGAGCGCATTTCCTACCGTGGTGTGATTGCCGTGGGGGCTGTCCTGCTGGCGGCGCTGGTGCTGACCATGGTACTGCTGGGCGAAAGCCGCGCCCGCCGACAGCGCGCTCCCCGCGTGCGCCGCTCGCTGACAGACCCGCTCACCCAGCCGGTGACGATTGCTCAGGAAGACCTGCGCCGGGTGCAGGAACGCCCCAATCCACTGATGCGGGCAGGAGTCGAAGCCCCGCCGGTGCCTGCCTATCTGGTGCGGCTGGGCGAGGACGGCGAAGCCCTGCCGGGTACGGTGGTGCCGCTGGCGCGCAGTGAACTGACCCTGGGGAGCGACCCCCGCGAGGCGATGGTGATTGTGGATGATCCCAGTGTGGCGGGATTGCACGCCCGCCTGGTGCAGGAAGAGGAAGGCAAGTACCGCCTCTTTGATGCCGGTTCCCTGGCGGGAACGTGGGTGAACTATCGCCCTGTGCCTGCCGGGGGCGTGCTCTTGGAGCACGAAGATTGCATCCATCTGGGGCGGTTGATGTATCGGTTTGAAGCCAGTCAACCGGAGAAGAAACGCACATGGCATACAGAATTGATTCAGGGGGACTGA
- the galE gene encoding UDP-glucose 4-epimerase GalE, with protein MKVLVTGGAGYIGSTICSALEDYGHTPVILDSLVTGREEFTRGRIFYRGDIADAALVERVFREHPDIYATIHCAALIVVPESVEKPYEYYTENVCKSLALFHTLNRLGYGRVVFSSSASIYDVVPGFMVTEESPLKPGSPYARTKYMMEMILKDFCTAYPMKGIALRYFNPIGADPKMRSGIHVKEPSHVLGKLVDTALGKLPCFEITGTTWPTRDGTGIRDYIHVWDLALAHIQAVEQFEQVFERLGGESRYAVINLGTGRGVTVRELVTAFEKVYGKEICKVERPPRPGDVAGAYANADTARRLLGWEARLPIEQGIADALRWGEIRHTILKYD; from the coding sequence ATGAAAGTACTGGTCACCGGAGGCGCGGGATACATTGGCAGTACCATCTGCTCCGCGCTGGAGGATTACGGTCATACGCCGGTTATCCTTGATTCGCTGGTTACCGGCAGGGAGGAATTTACCCGCGGGCGCATCTTCTACCGCGGGGATATTGCCGATGCGGCGCTGGTGGAGCGCGTTTTCCGCGAGCATCCCGATATTTACGCCACCATCCACTGCGCCGCGCTCATCGTTGTCCCTGAATCGGTGGAAAAGCCCTATGAGTACTACACCGAGAATGTGTGCAAGTCGCTGGCGCTGTTCCACACCCTCAACCGCCTGGGATATGGGCGGGTGGTCTTCTCCAGTTCGGCTTCGATTTATGACGTGGTGCCGGGCTTCATGGTCACCGAAGAGTCTCCGCTCAAGCCGGGCAGTCCCTATGCCCGCACCAAGTATATGATGGAGATGATTCTCAAGGACTTCTGCACCGCCTATCCGATGAAGGGTATCGCCCTGCGCTACTTCAACCCCATCGGCGCCGACCCCAAGATGCGTTCGGGCATTCACGTCAAAGAGCCTTCGCACGTGCTGGGCAAACTGGTGGATACCGCGCTGGGCAAACTGCCCTGCTTCGAAATCACCGGCACCACCTGGCCTACCCGCGATGGCACGGGCATCCGCGACTACATCCATGTGTGGGATCTGGCGCTGGCGCACATTCAGGCGGTGGAGCAGTTTGAACAGGTCTTCGAGCGCCTGGGTGGAGAGAGCCGCTATGCGGTGATTAACCTGGGGACGGGGCGCGGCGTCACCGTGCGCGAACTGGTGACCGCCTTCGAGAAGGTGTACGGGAAGGAAATCTGCAAGGTGGAGCGTCCCCCGCGTCCCGGCGACGTGGCGGGGGCATACGCCAACGCCGATACCGCCCGCCGTCTGCTGGGCTGGGAAGCGCGTCTGCCTATCGAACAGGGCATCGCCGATGCCCTGCGCTGGGGAGAAATCCGCCATACCATTTTGAAGTACGATTAA
- a CDS encoding glycosyltransferase family 2 protein — protein sequence MRTVGIVVPVFNEEEALPAFHRLLCQTIDSLPYHFFIYYVNDGSRDGTMNILQSICAQDTRVTVLELSRNFGHQAALTAGLDVAEGDFVISMDGDGQHPPDLIPEMLRLAQAGYDIVLTQRLEDGRLPLFKRLTADWFYRLINRISDTQILPGGADFRLMSRRAVDSLRRMREYHRFLRGMVSWMGFRSVILPYHPPERLAGHSKYTLRKMLKLARDAVFSFSLVPLYIGLSLGGVMLGLAVLEVIYVLSLWLSGDRASLAPGWSSLMFMLLFTNGILMILLGFVGVYVGYIFQEVKRRPIYLVRSVVQSPHPSAREDWEGE from the coding sequence TTGCGAACCGTTGGGATTGTTGTCCCTGTTTTTAATGAAGAAGAAGCCCTGCCGGCATTTCACCGTTTGCTGTGCCAGACCATTGATTCGCTTCCCTATCATTTCTTCATCTACTACGTCAACGACGGCTCGCGCGATGGCACCATGAACATCCTGCAGTCCATTTGCGCGCAGGATACCCGCGTGACCGTGCTGGAACTCTCGCGCAACTTTGGGCATCAGGCGGCGCTGACGGCTGGGCTGGACGTTGCCGAAGGCGATTTTGTAATTTCGATGGACGGCGACGGTCAGCACCCGCCGGATTTAATTCCCGAGATGCTCCGGCTGGCGCAGGCGGGCTATGATATTGTGCTTACCCAGCGCCTGGAAGACGGTCGCCTGCCGCTCTTCAAGCGCCTGACCGCCGACTGGTTCTACCGCCTGATTAACCGCATCAGCGACACGCAGATTCTGCCCGGCGGAGCGGATTTCCGCCTCATGTCGCGCCGTGCGGTGGATTCCCTGCGGCGCATGCGCGAGTATCACCGCTTCCTGCGCGGCATGGTCTCGTGGATGGGCTTCCGCAGTGTCATCCTGCCCTACCATCCGCCGGAGCGCCTTGCCGGGCATTCCAAGTATACCCTGCGCAAGATGCTCAAACTGGCGCGCGATGCGGTGTTCTCGTTCTCCCTCGTTCCCCTGTATATTGGGCTTTCGCTGGGCGGGGTGATGCTGGGACTGGCAGTGCTGGAGGTGATTTACGTGCTCAGTCTGTGGCTCAGCGGCGACCGCGCCAGCCTTGCCCCCGGCTGGAGTTCGCTGATGTTCATGCTGTTGTTCACCAACGGTATCCTGATGATTCTGCTGGGCTTTGTCGGTGTGTATGTGGGCTATATCTTCCAGGAAGTCAAGCGCCGTCCCATTTATCTGGTGCGCTCGGTAGTGCAGTCCCCTCATCCTTCGGCGCGGGAGGACTGGGAAGGCGAATGA
- a CDS encoding redoxin domain-containing protein: MRLKVGDPAPDFTLPSHLGKEVALSSLRGRNVVLAFFPLAWTPIUTSQIPSYEAELDLFTGLNTQVLGISVDSVPCLKAWADSLGSISYPLLSDFYPHGRVAELYGVLRPDGTSERALFVVDRQGIIRYIDIHDINQQPDNEELRAILRQVDPQAAANEPRAKGEDAPLPSGGIIMYCTPWCDDCKQARQWLMQRGFKFAEVDISRNRKAAEQVRRWANGNLTTPTFDINGTIIVDFQPDKLAEVLGGC, encoded by the coding sequence ATGCGCCTGAAAGTTGGTGATCCTGCACCTGATTTTACCCTGCCTTCACATCTGGGCAAAGAGGTTGCCCTCAGCAGTCTGCGCGGACGCAACGTGGTGCTGGCGTTCTTCCCGCTGGCATGGACGCCAATATGAACGAGCCAGATCCCGTCGTATGAGGCAGAACTCGACCTCTTCACGGGATTGAACACCCAGGTTCTGGGGATCAGCGTGGACAGTGTGCCCTGCCTGAAAGCATGGGCAGATTCTCTGGGGAGCATCTCTTACCCCCTGCTTTCCGATTTTTACCCGCATGGGCGGGTGGCTGAACTGTACGGCGTCCTGCGTCCGGACGGCACCAGCGAGCGCGCCCTGTTTGTGGTTGACCGTCAGGGCATCATCCGCTACATCGATATCCACGACATCAACCAACAGCCCGACAACGAGGAACTGCGCGCCATCCTGCGGCAGGTTGACCCTCAGGCGGCGGCAAACGAACCCCGTGCAAAGGGCGAGGATGCCCCTCTGCCCAGCGGGGGCATCATCATGTACTGCACACCATGGTGCGACGACTGCAAGCAAGCCCGTCAGTGGCTGATGCAGAGAGGCTTCAAATTTGCGGAGGTGGACATCAGCCGCAACCGAAAAGCCGCCGAGCAGGTGCGCCGCTGGGCAAACGGCAACCTGACCACCCCCACCTTTGACATCAACGGCACCATCATCGTGGACTTCCAGCCCGATAAACTGGCAGAAGTGTTGGGAGGGTGTTAA
- the amrS gene encoding AmmeMemoRadiSam system radical SAM enzyme: MTALAEILDRLTVPGELYEPQPEGAVRCVACAHRCLIKPGRRGICQVRFNHEGQLRVPWGYVAALQVDPIEKKPFSHFLPGTDALTFGMLGCDFHCPYCQNWVTSQALRDPLSDSSIRYIEGITPEQMVNIALSQRCASIVSSYNEPLITSEWAVSIFKLAKQAGLACAYVSNGNATPEVLDYLAPYLDAYKVDLKCMQDRSYRQLGGVLQHVLDTIQMAHQRNLWVEVVTLLVPGFNDSNEELWEAARFLVSVSPDIPWHITAYHPDYKMDAPPTTAQMLKTAAEIGQEAGLRYVYAGNLPGRVGSLEDTHCPHCQRAVIRRRGYVILEYAITAEGKCPDCGTPIPGRWHANPQDVRLHGPGFPKPVRF; the protein is encoded by the coding sequence ATGACTGCTTTAGCCGAAATTCTCGACCGTTTGACCGTTCCGGGAGAATTGTACGAGCCTCAGCCGGAAGGGGCGGTGCGCTGTGTGGCGTGTGCGCATCGCTGTCTGATTAAGCCCGGCAGGCGCGGTATCTGTCAGGTGCGTTTCAACCACGAGGGACAACTGCGCGTGCCCTGGGGCTATGTGGCGGCGCTTCAGGTGGACCCCATTGAGAAAAAGCCTTTCTCGCATTTCCTGCCCGGCACCGATGCACTCACCTTTGGCATGCTGGGCTGTGATTTTCACTGCCCCTACTGCCAGAACTGGGTGACTTCGCAAGCCCTGCGCGACCCTCTTTCCGACTCCAGCATCCGCTACATTGAGGGAATTACCCCGGAGCAGATGGTCAACATTGCCCTCTCTCAGCGCTGTGCCTCGATTGTCTCATCCTACAACGAGCCGCTGATCACCTCTGAATGGGCGGTGAGCATCTTCAAACTGGCAAAGCAAGCCGGGCTGGCGTGTGCTTACGTCTCCAACGGCAACGCCACTCCCGAGGTGCTGGACTACCTTGCCCCTTATCTGGATGCTTACAAGGTGGATTTGAAGTGCATGCAGGATCGCAGTTACCGCCAACTGGGCGGTGTGCTTCAGCACGTGCTGGATACCATCCAGATGGCACACCAGCGCAACCTGTGGGTGGAGGTGGTGACCCTGCTGGTACCGGGCTTCAACGACAGCAACGAGGAACTCTGGGAAGCGGCGCGCTTCCTGGTTTCGGTTTCGCCGGATATTCCCTGGCACATCACCGCCTATCATCCTGACTACAAGATGGACGCCCCCCCTACCACTGCGCAGATGCTCAAAACCGCCGCTGAAATCGGGCAGGAAGCCGGGTTGCGCTATGTCTATGCCGGAAACCTGCCCGGCAGGGTGGGCAGTCTGGAAGACACCCACTGCCCGCACTGTCAGCGCGCGGTGATTCGCCGCCGCGGCTACGTCATTTTGGAGTACGCCATCACCGCTGAGGGCAAATGCCCCGACTGCGGCACGCCTATTCCCGGGCGCTGGCACGCCAATCCGCAGGATGTCCGCCTGCATGGTCCGGGTTTTCCCAAGCCGGTGCGCTTCTAG
- a CDS encoding M23 family metallopeptidase has translation MPWDTPLPVLIWALTGLPLSLLALFKPPAGKLPAYLIALDILLLNLYFFHTAPWAVVNYYLRALPFLLSLAVIARMIHATRSQPFFPQTKRGWALTAILLVLAVPPAFMDAQALRSYRYPASAGPSMYALPPLQGGLHVFINGGNGLDGWGMNNAYRDWLGRQTGNDRTAGYSVDLVKLAASGAMSRGILPRDFRRYETFGERVYSPCLGQVVKVQDGIADVPPFSDSGSALGNYVVLKCAQFSVTLANLRVHSISVKEGELVALNTPLAEVGNSMANTFPHLHMRVTTGGESGTAQPAPILFETLFDFSYRARNDFYVR, from the coding sequence ATGCCGTGGGATACCCCTCTTCCCGTGCTGATCTGGGCGTTGACGGGCTTACCGTTGAGCCTTTTGGCACTGTTTAAGCCCCCGGCGGGGAAACTTCCCGCCTACCTGATTGCCCTCGACATCCTGCTGCTCAATCTGTACTTTTTCCATACCGCGCCCTGGGCAGTGGTGAACTACTATCTGCGCGCCCTGCCCTTCCTGCTCTCGCTGGCGGTGATTGCGCGCATGATTCACGCCACCCGCTCCCAGCCCTTCTTCCCTCAGACAAAGCGGGGCTGGGCGCTGACCGCCATCCTGCTGGTGCTGGCGGTGCCGCCCGCGTTTATGGATGCCCAAGCCCTGCGGTCTTACCGCTATCCCGCCAGCGCCGGACCTTCCATGTACGCGCTTCCGCCCCTGCAGGGCGGACTGCACGTCTTCATCAACGGCGGCAACGGGCTGGACGGCTGGGGCATGAACAACGCCTACCGCGACTGGCTGGGCAGGCAAACCGGCAATGACCGCACCGCAGGGTACAGCGTGGACCTGGTCAAACTTGCCGCCAGCGGTGCGATGAGCCGGGGGATTCTGCCGCGCGATTTCCGCCGCTACGAAACCTTTGGCGAGCGCGTGTACAGTCCCTGCCTGGGTCAGGTGGTGAAAGTGCAGGACGGCATTGCCGATGTACCGCCCTTCAGCGATTCCGGCTCAGCCCTGGGCAATTACGTGGTGCTGAAGTGCGCGCAGTTTTCCGTGACGCTGGCGAATTTGCGCGTGCATTCCATTTCCGTCAAGGAAGGCGAACTCGTAGCACTCAACACTCCGCTGGCAGAGGTGGGGAACTCCATGGCAAATACCTTCCCGCATCTGCACATGCGCGTCACCACCGGCGGAGAGAGCGGTACGGCTCAGCCCGCTCCCATCCTCTTCGAGACGCTGTTCGATTTTTCCTACCGCGCCCGCAACGATTTTTACGTGAGGTGA
- a CDS encoding uroporphyrinogen decarboxylase family protein, which translates to MNKREVMFNLLEEGQSPPYIPAAFFLHFDPAFHRGEAAVQKHLEFFRATGMDFVKIQYEHTFPQLPFIQRPADWAKMPFYDLDFYAEPLAVVKGLVQAAKPEAVVVLTLYSPFMCAGHTLGSDRALSRHIEEDPEAVKKGLSIITKSLLEFVRACAALGLDGFYTSTQGGEAGRFSNPALFDEVIRPFDRLLMDEVNRLTPFNILHICDYHLPYERVDGFLDYPGQVVSLGMELTTRTLTPAEAYALFRRPILGGLNRHGVIAHGTPEQIRAEVESVCAAAPPRFILGADCTVPSETPWENLRTAIETAHTFRRG; encoded by the coding sequence ATGAATAAACGCGAGGTCATGTTCAACCTGCTGGAAGAGGGGCAGTCTCCCCCTTATATCCCCGCCGCTTTCTTCCTGCACTTCGATCCCGCCTTTCACCGCGGGGAAGCCGCTGTGCAGAAGCATCTGGAGTTTTTCCGCGCCACCGGCATGGATTTCGTCAAAATTCAGTATGAACACACCTTCCCGCAATTGCCCTTCATCCAACGCCCCGCCGACTGGGCAAAAATGCCCTTCTACGACCTGGATTTCTACGCCGAGCCGCTGGCGGTGGTTAAAGGGCTGGTGCAGGCGGCAAAGCCCGAAGCCGTGGTGGTGCTGACGCTGTACTCGCCGTTCATGTGCGCGGGTCACACTCTGGGCAGTGACCGCGCCCTCTCCCGCCACATCGAGGAAGACCCCGAGGCGGTAAAGAAAGGGCTGAGCATCATCACCAAAAGCCTGCTGGAGTTCGTGCGCGCCTGCGCCGCGCTGGGGCTGGACGGCTTCTACACTTCCACGCAGGGCGGCGAGGCGGGACGTTTCTCCAACCCCGCCCTCTTCGACGAGGTTATCCGCCCCTTCGACCGTCTGCTGATGGACGAGGTCAACCGCCTGACGCCCTTCAACATCCTGCACATCTGCGACTACCACCTGCCCTATGAGCGGGTGGACGGCTTCCTGGATTACCCCGGTCAGGTGGTCAGCCTGGGCATGGAATTGACCACCCGCACCCTCACCCCCGCCGAAGCCTATGCGCTCTTCCGGCGTCCCATTCTGGGCGGGCTGAACCGCCACGGGGTGATTGCTCACGGCACGCCGGAGCAAATCCGCGCAGAGGTCGAGTCCGTCTGTGCCGCCGCCCCGCCGCGTTTCATCCTCGGCGCGGACTGCACCGTGCCTTCCGAAACGCCCTGGGAGAACCTGCGCACCGCCATCGAGACCGCCCACACCTTCCGCCGCGGGTAA